In the Gemmatimonadota bacterium genome, GGCCAAGGGGCTCGCCTGTGTGGAAGAGCTGGCCGCGGCGGACTCCGTCTCTGGAATCCTCTTTGGCGGCCTGGACCTGAGCATCGACCTGGGCACAGCCCTCGAGTGGGACGCGCTGCTCTACGCCCGCTCCCGCACGGTGCACGCGGCCCGCTTGGGCGGCGTCGGCGCCATCGATATGCCCTTCTTGAATGTGTCGGATCGGGACGGACTACGCGAGGAGGCGGGCCGGGTTCGGAAGCTGGGCTTCAAAGGCAAGGCCGCGATCCACCCCGACCACGTGGAGGCCGTCCAGGCGGCATTCTCTCCTAGCGAGGACGAGGTGACGCGAGCTCGCCGGGTGACCGAGGCCGCTCGCGAGAGCAAGGGGGTGTTTATGCTCGACGGTGTGATGGTGGACCGGCCAGGCATCGAGGCCGCCCGCCGCATCCTGACGTGGGCCGACGCACATGGGCGCTGAAGTAGACGTCGAACTGCGGGAGCAGGTCCGCAAGCTCTGTAGTCGGTATCCCTCCGAGTACTGGCAGAAGCTCGATCGCGCGCGCTCGTACCCGGAGGAGTTCGTGCAGGAGCTGACGGAGGCAGGATACCTGGCCTGTCTGATTCCCGAGCAGTACGGCGGACCTGGCCTGGAAATCCGGGAAGCCGCGGTGATCCTGGAGGAGATCCACCACTCGGGAGGAAACGCTGCGGCCTGCCACGCGCAGATGTATATGATGGGCACGCTGCTCCGGCATGGCTCGCCCGAGCAGAAAGCGCGCTGGCTCCCGGACATCGCCTCCGGCGCTCTCCGGCTACAGGCGTTCGCGGTGACCGAGCCGGACGCCGGATCCGACACGACGCGCATCTCGACGTTCGCCGAGCGGAAGGGCGACCGGTACATCGTGAACGGAAGGAAGATCTTCATCTCCCGCGTGCAGCACTCGGACTTGATGGTCCTGTTGGCCAGGACGACACCTCGGAACGAGGTCGAGAAGAAGACCCAGGGCCTGAGCGTTTTCATCGTCGATCTGCGTGAGGCGGGGGACGCGATCGAAGTGCGGCCGGTGGACATGATGATCAACCATGAGACCAACGAGGTCTTCTTCGACGATCTGGAGGTCCCTGTCGAGAACCGCATCGGCGAAGAGGGCAAGGGCTTCTCCTACATCCTGAGCGGGATGAACGCCGAGCGCATCCTGCTCGCCTCAGAGTCCGTCGGCGACGCGCTCTTCTTCATCGACCGGTGCACAAAATACGCCGGGGAACGCGTGGTCTTCGACCGGCCGATCGGTCAGAATCAGGGCATCCAGTTCCCCATCGCAAGAGCGTACATCCGTACACAGGGAGCGATGACGGTTCGGGACCGCGCAGTCGCGCTCTACGACGCGGGGGAACCCTGCGCCGCCGAGGCCAACATGTGCAAGTTCCTGGCGTCGGAGGTAGCCTGGGAAGCCGCGAACGTCGCGATGGACACCTTCGGAGGATACGGGATGGCGGAGGAGTTCGGGATCGAACGAAAGTTCCGGGAAGCCCGCCTCTATCTCGTAGCGCCCGTGGCCAACAACCTCGTGCTGAGCTACGTCGGCCAACACGTTCTGGGCCTTCCCCGTTCGTTCTGATTCCGTATGAGCTCACCCGGCTTCCCCGACCTCGAGGCCCG is a window encoding:
- a CDS encoding CoA ester lyase; translation: MTPRCVLFFPGTRPDMYAKAIASGADQVCMDLEDAVAPESKEEARASAVSVLEGADLDPTRFILRINSPVTPEGDRDLAALSELETLRGSPLTLMIPKVDSPEELDHVRNRVSDGVGVLSLIPVVETAKGLACVEELAAADSVSGILFGGLDLSIDLGTALEWDALLYARSRTVHAARLGGVGAIDMPFLNVSDRDGLREEAGRVRKLGFKGKAAIHPDHVEAVQAAFSPSEDEVTRARRVTEAARESKGVFMLDGVMVDRPGIEAARRILTWADAHGR
- a CDS encoding acyl-CoA/acyl-ACP dehydrogenase, whose protein sequence is MGAEVDVELREQVRKLCSRYPSEYWQKLDRARSYPEEFVQELTEAGYLACLIPEQYGGPGLEIREAAVILEEIHHSGGNAAACHAQMYMMGTLLRHGSPEQKARWLPDIASGALRLQAFAVTEPDAGSDTTRISTFAERKGDRYIVNGRKIFISRVQHSDLMVLLARTTPRNEVEKKTQGLSVFIVDLREAGDAIEVRPVDMMINHETNEVFFDDLEVPVENRIGEEGKGFSYILSGMNAERILLASESVGDALFFIDRCTKYAGERVVFDRPIGQNQGIQFPIARAYIRTQGAMTVRDRAVALYDAGEPCAAEANMCKFLASEVAWEAANVAMDTFGGYGMAEEFGIERKFREARLYLVAPVANNLVLSYVGQHVLGLPRSF